CCAAAGACAGCTCTTCCATCACTGATTTCCTGTAGTGTCGCTAAATTGGAGGCCATTGATACGGGATGTACCTCATATGGGTTTGCTGCTGCAGGACCAATATCAATTGTCTCAGTCTCCGTTGCAATACGAGCAAGGGTCGCAAACGGATCTCGATTGAAATAATGGCTGCTAACAAGCGCAGCATCGAATTGTTCTTCTTCTGCTTGTCGCGCAAAGTCGACAATCTGTTCAACCGGATGTTCTGGTGTAAGTTCAATTCCGTACATAGTTATTCCTCATAGTTCCATGTTTGTAGCGCCTGTCGGATAAGGTCAGAGTCTTTGTCACGATATAACTGATCACTGCTATCGTGATCTCCAAACTGGAAGCCGCTGGCAACAGCAACGGGAGTACCGCCGTTACCTTCACCGGTTACGATATTTGCTGCGGCAGCAAGTTCATCAACGACTGCTTCAACAGTAGCCGAAAGTTCCCGACCATCACGGTCAGATTCACCACGCCAATCACGACTTGCCGGAATACCTGCGTAACCGATTGCTACTCCTCGCTGGCCAGCACGGAAAGGTCGTCCACATGTATCGGTGATAATCACCGCTGGATCAGTAGAAAATTCATCTCGAATTCGCTCAGCACTATTATCTGGATCAGCAGGTAAAAGAAGCAAGTCAGCGTTGGGTACATTAGACCGGTCAATGCCAGCGTTTGGACCTACATGACCAAATGATGTAACAGTAAGCAAAAATGGAGATTCTAACAGGAGTTCATCACTCTCTTGAAGGACAGCTTCAACAAACCGGGAATCAGCCTCAAGATTGTTGGCAATAGATTTTGCTCGATTGCTGGGCTGATATGTATCAAAGTTAGTGATCCTGCCTTCGACTTTCGAGACGATTGTGCTCGATATACAGACAACATCATTGTTTGATATATGATATTCTGACTCGACTGCCTCAGCAATGGAATCCCCGGGTGTGAACTCTGGAAGACCCTCAACAGCGGATATCTCCATATGAAATATAAGGGGGTTGCTGTAAATACGGTTACTATGTCAGCAAAAAGGAGTGATATCAGTTGTTGCAAATACGATTTCTTTATTCAGAATTGTTGCTGAAATAATCTTGGTAAATTCAGCAGTAACTGATATGAAAAATGCTCATCACCACGGCGAGGGAATTTTACTCTGATGTATTAGTGGCCAGTTACTTACAGCGATAGCAAGGCGAAAGCCCATCGGCTTTAGCCGTGTGGAGGAGATTAAGGAGCAACACCAACAGTAAGTAAAGTTCCCCAGACCCGGTATCGATCCATCATTTGTTCCCGGCTGTCCCATTCTTCGGTTGGAAACACATCCTCTTCTGGTATCTCAACTTCTAAGTCTGGAATGGTATCTTGCTGTGCAACATAGAGACCAGCCTCTTTGAAGGCATCTCGATAGTCCTGCCGATTCCATAGTTGCATCTCAACGTTAACCTGCTCCTGCCAGTGGTGGGTGTGTGTTGATTCTTCAAAGAAATTCACAGCACAGTAAAATGTTCCTCCTGGACGAAGGATGCGACGAATTTCACTAAGAGCTTTCTGTGGTTGAGTAGCATAGTAGAATGCCTCCATACTCCAGACATGATCAACTGAGTTGTCTGAAAACGGCAAAGAGTGAAAATCAGCTACGTAAAATTCAACGGCATTATCAGTGGTATAACTGCGCGCATTGGAGACCATCTGTGGGCTGCCATCAATTCCGTATCCAGCAGCGATATTCTGTGTTTCACGAAGGGCACGAAGAGCGTAGCCAGAACCGGTTCCAAGATCTAAGACAGTGTCAGTAGACTCGACAGGCATTCTAGAGAGAGCATGCTTTGCTGTATGCCAATGCCGCTCTTCCATGCCTTGGTCTTTCCCAGAACTAGCCCACTGGTCAAACTCCTGTTGAATACTCATAAATAACAACTGTTGTTCAATAAGTAGGCATTGTTTATCAATTCCCTGAAGACGATGATATCTATTTTGCGCACGATGATATGAGGAAACTAATCCAAGTTAGAGAATGTCTGTCGCATAAACTTGAGTTGTGTCCGCGTGCTTTCGGTAAACATGGATTATCAACTTGCAATTGAGAACGCACCGAAAACAATCCCTGCAGGGACAGGAATCCTGCTCATACACCCAAGCACAGGAGAAACAGACCGAATCGATACAGATTTTTTTAAGACAGATACAGACCAGTTCTTAGTAATCTCGACTCGAACAACAGCAAGGGAAGTAACACAAAAGTTGGAATACTACGATGTCAACGAAGATCGAGCAGAGATTCTGGATACACTGAGTGTGGAGCGAGGATATTCAAGACGGCGTCGAGACGATGTGTCATACGTTTCTGCACCGGACGACATTAAAGGGATAATCGAAGAAACAGAGAAATTCCTAACAGAAAACGAAGGAAAGCTTAAGCTAAGTTTAGATTCTGTAACAGAATTGGCATACTATGCAGATGTAGAATCTGCGCTCAAAACAGTTGATCAAATCACATCACTATTAAAAGAGCATGACGCAGTC
This portion of the Salinarchaeum sp. IM2453 genome encodes:
- a CDS encoding coenzyme F420-0:L-glutamate ligase, which translates into the protein MEISAVEGLPEFTPGDSIAEAVESEYHISNNDVVCISSTIVSKVEGRITNFDTYQPSNRAKSIANNLEADSRFVEAVLQESDELLLESPFLLTVTSFGHVGPNAGIDRSNVPNADLLLLPADPDNSAERIRDEFSTDPAVIITDTCGRPFRAGQRGVAIGYAGIPASRDWRGESDRDGRELSATVEAVVDELAAAANIVTGEGNGGTPVAVASGFQFGDHDSSDQLYRDKDSDLIRQALQTWNYEE
- a CDS encoding class I SAM-dependent methyltransferase → MSIQQEFDQWASSGKDQGMEERHWHTAKHALSRMPVESTDTVLDLGTGSGYALRALRETQNIAAGYGIDGSPQMVSNARSYTTDNAVEFYVADFHSLPFSDNSVDHVWSMEAFYYATQPQKALSEIRRILRPGGTFYCAVNFFEESTHTHHWQEQVNVEMQLWNRQDYRDAFKEAGLYVAQQDTIPDLEVEIPEEDVFPTEEWDSREQMMDRYRVWGTLLTVGVAP